The genomic interval gtttttttaaattattatttagaaaacaAACAGCTAAACATATTACGTGATATTACATAGTTTTAACCTTCTAGGAAATTTCATTAAGCCAGTgaagttttcacaaaaaaaaatataaatactagttCCTACTTATCCTGATCGGgtagatataattatatttagttttagtaataaatatacaaatattttacttaCAGAGAACGCTAAAGCTGTTATTCGAAGAGTCAGAAACGGTCGGGAAGCCACAATAACGTTCACCCCCGATTTGGCGGAACAGACAAGACTTGCTGAAATTTATGCGGTACGTATTTCTCTAGAACCTAGAGTTTAGGCATCTGACTTAAAACggctttttttgtaaaaagttttgATCACGATATCAAACAGGAGcagctggcgaacaaaatgtGTAATTGTATGAGATTGAATTTTTCAGGagctaaaaactaaaataaagctGTCTGCCTGTTGAACCTTAGATTCAATTTTAACACAGTTTAAAGCCGTTTTGTTTGGAAATGACTTCAAAGTTGTACTTATCTTCTTATTCATTGATCAAACtcacgaactttggactcaaaTTTAGCAaagttttaggccgttttgcttggaaataagTCCGGATGAAGGAAAAaacatatattattttaatcagaaCTGTAATTATATCGTTTTGTTCGCTAGTTCCTATTTCTCGTTTATCATTGAACCATaaagatagtaaaataaaagtGATTTTCaggaaaaaagtaaaaaatcaaGTGATCCAGATATTGGCTATGATAGTGCGGAGGAAGACAATGATAAAGAGGGTTTATTAGGCCAGTTTGTGGTTCAGTATGACGTGGATCAACCAAAGAATGGAGAAATCTTGGTAGGtgtaaataataagtacctatttacaacttactatagtaatatatctaaatagcacgtaataattaaatgtagatattaaaaaaaattaaaactgcaGAAATTATTTACTTTTGACTTTATTTCGTGTAAAGAAATCAAATGGCAATATCAATTATGGTCCTATCAATGGCAATGGCTTGTTTGAAGCCAttcaaaatctgtttagaatcttacgagttgattaaaaaaactggccaagtgcgaatcagactcgcgcactgagggttccgtactacaatgaaattttatcgacattttgcacgataaatcaaaaactacttactagatctcgtccAAACCAATTTTCTGTGAAAGTTTGCataataatgtacatcatatattttttttagttttatcattctcttattttagaagtaacagggggaaaaggggggggacacacattttacctcTTTGGAAgtgtcgcgcaaactattcagtttagaaaaaaattatattagaaacctcaatatcatttttgaagacctatccagtACACGtgtgggtttgatgaaaaaaaattgagtttcagttctaagtaccTATGGGGAaccccccaaaatttattgttttttttctatttttaaccgacttcaaaaaaaggaggaggttctcaattcgtcggaatctttttttttgtataaaatcttAAGGCGGTTCACAGAacacatctacttaccaagtttcaacagtagctcttatagtttcggaaaaaagtggctgtgacatcagacatacggacggacagacagacagacatgacgaatctataagggttccgttttttaccATTTGGCTACCCTAAAAATGTttactacttaggtacctattgtgttTACTTAACTTCTTATACTACTAACTACTACGGTACTAAGTACTAGGTTTAATTTTTCATGTCATCTTATTTTAGGTGAATGACGGCTACTTTGTACACTTCTTCTCCCCAAGCTGTTTACCGCCGTTGAGCAAACATGTGGTGTTTGTGCTGGATACGTCCGGCTCCATGGAGGGAACTAAGATAGAGCAGCTGCGGAAGGCTATGGACGCCATTCTCTCCGACCTCAACCCAAGCGACTACTTCAGTATCATCGAATTTAACTCAAAAATTATAGTAcgttaaatatacctacctaatttttataCGATTTCGTACGAAAGTTTAATGTATTCGACCGTATGTTCACGATTATCTCAAAAAccaatgaaccgattttgatattttttcaaTCGTAATTTACATAGGTAATATAtaaatttactattttttataattattttatttatatttaaaaagggATGtactattctattaaataaacttaaattttaagtaaaagtgttaaaaacattaaattaaaactaaaataaattgaatgaaatctaaaacctcatcgagatcATCGCAGCAAGGctttgtacccaagatgctggcagcattacccctttggatggccaaactaattctaaATAAATTTCATGTGCAAATAAGAGATACACACAATGGACATACTTAATATCAGAAATTAcagttcatcatgatcaacccatcaccggctcactacagagcacaggtctcctctcagagtgagaagggttttggccatagtctaccacgctggccaagtgcggattggcagacttcacatacctttgagaacattatagaactctcaggcatgcaggtttcctcacgatgttttccttcactgttaaagcaagtttttaattacttaaaaaaacgcacataactccgtaaagttagaggtgcgtgcccgggatcgaacccccgacctccgattggaaggcggacgtcctaaccactagaaaTTACAGTTACAGCGTCATAATATTATCGTGTACGTAAAGTGCAGAAATCCTTTGTGTGGTCGAGTacctatacgtttttataacaTGAATCCCGAAGCTTCTTAAATTTtggataaatttaaaaactgtgcAATGATTGATGAATTTCTAAATGACAACGTTGCATGGAAACGGTCGGCTAAACATTCAACAGCCCACACGCTAGTGTACTTATTGGTTAATTGCAATATAACAtgtttacatattataatatgcaaCTGTTTGTTTCTTGCCGGCTTTTCTCAGTAGAAGCTGAATTCCGAACCGGCGGTGGTAGAGACTTGACATGAATCATAAGTGTACATGccgtcctacatgaaataaataaaattaaataggtatatagtaaactgtaaaatgtaaacatataattaaataattatcagGTCtccatgaaatgaaataaataaaattatttcatttcatggaGACCtgataatcttaatatatataaaaggaaaaggtgactgactgactgactgactgactgactgactgactgactgactgactgatctatcaacgcacagctcaaactactggacggatcgggctgaaatttggcatgcagatagctattatgacgtaggcatccgctaagaaaggatttttgaaaattcaactcctaagggggtgaaataggggtttgaaattttgtagtccacgcggacgaagtcgcgagcataagctagtcttaatataagtataaaaggaaacggtgactgactaactgactgactgatctatcaacgcacagctcaaactactagacgaatcggggtgaggcatgtagatagctattatgacgtaggcatccgctaagaaaggatttttgaaaattcaacccctaagggggtaagtaaattggggtttgaaagtgtagtccacgcggacgaaatcgcgaccataagctagttcaaaaataaaaataaaaaaaatcaaatcaatcacGTCTAAAATATTTCAgaccaataaaaatttaaacacttAATATCCTTGTTTTTAATCCTTGTTTTTACAATGTCACTATTTCTGGCAGGTTCATGACTTGAAGGATGCCCAGCCACCAAACAGGAGCCATAACTCAGTGCCACCCGCACTTGCATCACCGCAAAACATAGCTTGGGCAAAGACAGTTGTATCCGAACTTGCTGCTtatggaggtacctacctacacactatttcctgatcaacccatcgccggctcactactcaccacgagtctcctctcagaataagaagggtttggccatagcctggctaagtgcggattggtagacttcacacgcctttgagaagaggagaactctcagtctcaggcttgcagatttcctcgcgatattttccttcatcgtttaacgttaaagcaagtgcgaTGCATgactccgtaaagttagaggtgcttgcccaggatcgaacctccgacctcccaaatataatatgttatgagcctcaatagctcaaccggtaaaggagtggactgaaaaccgaatggtcgacggttcaaaccccgcccgttgcactattgtcgtacctactcctagcacaagcttcatgcttagttggagaggaaatgggaatattagtcatttaacatggctaatgttcttttaaaaaaaaaaaaaaaaaaaaaataggaggcgaacgttttaagactacctacttactacttacccataaaatatttaattttaaagatagCTGTAGAGAGGTACATAACAGAGAAAAAATGCATCTTTACAGCTACGAATATCTACGAAGCCCTCGATGttgctataaatataatacaaaacTGGACTCATGTTGAAACTCAAACCGATGCAGCAAATGTGTCTTTGGTAAAGTTTGAAAACGGAACAGAtcaaaataaaagtaagtacatagCATAGGCTTAGAATTTTTTCGCTACGCTCATAATATTACGTACATTCTAAGCCTATGGTACAtagttaaaaatgttttaagcttaggtacaaaatatagatacatataattatagaaattataaagtctgtctaaactaagctttatttttaaccgactgacCAGAGGTTCTCAAGTCGGCGCgtatttgaatttttaacacgtttttaatCATGTGCTTTCTTgtcagtctgtttgtctgtctatttgaTACAAATTTTACAATGGATTTAAACTAGCTACCTTTGAATTTTGAACACGTTTTTATTTATGTGCTTTCTTGTCGGTCTGTTTGTCTGTAAATTTTGCAatcgattttaaactaacttcctGATGAGCTTGTTAAACATAAGTAAGAACTGAATGACGATGCAACATTAACTTACTTTGTTGTTAAATTAACATATATACGAAAAATCTACGAGTAAGTACTTGTTCTGGAAAGTTTGTTAACATTTATTATGTTTACAGATGTGTTAGAGCctctaattatatttttaacggaCGGCCAACCTAACGTGGGTGTAAGGAATACCGATCGCATCATTACGCACATGTCCGAGAAAAACAGCGGCTTGAAGCGGGTGCCATTATACTCACTCGCTTtcggtaattttttaaattattaccaTTTTAAACTACTAGTTGTTTTATAGATCAATTTATTATGCCTATGTGCTAATAAGATTTCGTTATTATTTAACCTTTTCTGaaaataattacctaagtaggtaaggtaggtatacctatgtcAAAAGCACCACTTGTAAAAAGCACTTGCAAAAAGTGCACTTTTTACAATCCCGCGCATGTTACcaaattattacataatattttgattccAAGCATCTCATTCATATAATCTAATTACCAGGAGACGACGCGGACCGCACGTTCCTGCGCAAGCTGTCGCTGCGCAACGAGGGCTTCATGCGGCACATCTACGAGGCGGCTGACGCGGCGCTGCAGCTGCACAACTTCTACCGACAGGTGTCCTCGCCGCTCCTCGCTGACGTCAAGTTCCTCTACCCTCGCAGACAGGTCATATGAAGCCATTAGAATGAAAACCGTAGGTAGCCAAATGACAGTAATAACagttgtacgggagcggtgtgcaggctcgaccgtaccaaaggggagatctcccaccgagcggttggttgtgctcggtagcgccagctgggccgacagttatgtcttgaaacttctatatatagtccagattgcagaaaattccgttagtgcgattactatcggcggtacatttgttcgggactacgtcatcgattgaacagcgccatctagtttctattgtggtaaccgccacccAGTAATTTCAATTTACTTTACAGATAAAAGAGGGATCGGTCAGCAGAAGCGAGTTTCGTACGATCAACGACGGCTCGGAAGTGGCAGTAGTAGGAAGGATCGCAGAGGACGTCAATGAAATCACGCCGCAAGTGCGCGGATTGAGGGGCAATGGAGATGGTCGTGGTCGGGTATGTTATAGTCAatccttaaataaataattaattaaatacaggTTTTTCATCATGTTCTCATTAGAAACTTTGAAGAAGAATAAAATAGGATAGTTAAAAGAATTAATTATTTCGAAAACCCTTGACCTTATCTCATTTAACTTCAATCAAGTCTTTAAAAAGCTCTCTTGACCATGGCCATAGTTTATCGCACTGATGGTATGTGCAATAATGGACGCGTGGcggagccagcgcgtgccagaccttcgttattttataaaagctgaaagtttctctacgtattgtcctcaacactgggaggaacgttcgTTTGGgtcatgatggctttgggaaataacagttaaataaaggcgtaaaaaatcttacattaaagtATTaagtctaatccatactaatatcataaatgcgaaggtgtgtctgtctgctagcttttcacggcccaacagtttaaccgattttgttgaaatttggtacaggattagcttacatcccgagaaaggacataggctactttttatcccggaaaattaaagagttcccacgagatttttaaaaaacctaaatccacgcggacgaagtcgcgggcatcctctagtttttttatgttttcttcagaataatattacaaatcacgtcatgcattgccagagaCTTAGTAtctatcatggcaaccccctgccagacactcttaaaagttaaaaagtttaAGTGTGTCTGGCAatgggttgccacgacactaagttataagtagtatcTGCGGATGTTCTTATGTTTAAATACTTTTCCTTATTCTCTTTCGCAGACACTTTACGAGATAAATCCTAAAGTGCCAGTGATACGAGGCAAAGATGAACACTTGCCCTTAGAGCGGCTCTGGGCATATCTTACTATTAAACAACTGCTTGACAAAAGCGACGCCGGCGATGTAAGCCAAAATGGCACAGAAAATGATAGTTCAGATTTAGAGGAAAGCCCCAAGAAAAAAGCTCTGAATATTGCTTTAAAGGTAAGATATATGCGTAGGTATACCGAAAAATAACatcaggtaggtatattttctacTTACGAGTTAAGTTCAGCAAACCCTGAACTTCTGACGCGAAGCCCAAACTGAAACTCTTGTATTTACAAAGCTGTATTTTTGCACATACTTCAGGTTCCCTTTAAAATATAGacaaatttttcgaaattccaacGGGAGCAAAGCCACGGGCGGTCGCTAGTATAATATAGCCTTGAGCGATGAATTGGTAATGATGACTTTTccttttgaataatttttgtcCCAATATTTCTATAACttactaggtaagtacctataatctatttttccttaaCTGACTTAAAGTAAAAGTAGTAAAAGGTACATAAATAAACAAGAAGCTATTCGCATGAGGCGCACTTTTACACGGCCCATGGGACTTTGTCCCATTTGTTTGCAAACTGACCATGAAATCATATTACTTACGTATGAAAAACTCAGCTCCAGAAGATTTAAAGCGCCACACCGGGCAAATCGAGACGCTTACGCGTTTTTGCGAGGtcttctttcttcgctctgggctggtttccgcacttaaacgtttccgtctgttgtccGTGGTTTTTGCGAAGTATACCTTTTAGGTATGCTAAGGAAAACTCTATTTTTTTAGTACTCTTTTGTAACGCCTCTGACGTCGCTCGTGGTAGTCAGGCTGAACAAAACTGACGTCGTTAAGGCTGTGAACGCAGAAACAGTTGACGATCCAAGTGAGTATAAAAAATCGTTTCACTTTTTGagcattatttttaatttttaacaaagtAAATTAAGTATAGCGTGTGTGATCATACCCTTAGGGTACTAGTGTCAGGGCCTAATGCGCTCTGCAAGGAGCAGCGCCTACAAGGCGAATCACGCGTCCATACCtattactataattattttctAATATCTATGCACGCGCCAGTCGGCTCCGAGACAGTCACTTTTTACTTTACTCTAGTCTCTATGCAGTCACGTGTGCATACGTACCATGCGGCATGCCTCCCCGCATTTTCCCGCGCAATATGTACTCTTGTTTCCTAATTTGTGTTTTGTTagacttttattattttattgcttattGACCGGATACTTGGACTCACTGCACCCACAAACCCCataaaataagaatatttttaaacaattttctgAAAACCtcaaattaaaataggtaagtaagtaggtaataacaaTAATCTCTATTAAAATCACTCTGAAAAtagtgtgccatacaaaatgacaggtatggcgaaaatcaagttgctaaTTAAGTTGCAAGACagtcggcaatcgcaggtccaaaCCGTTTGTAATATAAGCAGAGGTCAGTGACTAATATGAATGAATTTTGATTATGTTTCAGAATTTTTACTGTATACATTCACAAAGGCAGCACCCGCGTCATTGA from Maniola hyperantus chromosome 4, iAphHyp1.2, whole genome shotgun sequence carries:
- the LOC117981991 gene encoding inter-alpha-trypsin inhibitor heavy chain H3-like; the protein is MKRDWLVTVLCCCVLSLGAHAASAAFPNFPTIDDPRVVVGSSFNPVDDITDDEPASPLEITHLRVRSEIALRYARTAVVSNVYNPNKRPQQANFHVLLPETAFINGFTMTLGKETYEAYVKEKEEAKQIYNDAVAKGVSAAHVATKARDSNHFTIKFNLEGRSNATYLLRYEELLVRRNGVYNHAINLLPGALVPKMDVVIHIKESQKISVLRVPELRTGNEIDATENDAQNAKAVIRRVRNGREATITFTPDLAEQTRLAEIYAEKSKKSSDPDIGYDSAEEDNDKEGLLGQFVVQYDVDQPKNGEILVNDGYFVHFFSPSCLPPLSKHVVFVLDTSGSMEGTKIEQLRKAMDAILSDLNPSDYFSIIEFNSKIIVHDLKDAQPPNRSHNSVPPALASPQNIAWAKTVVSELAAYGATNIYEALDVAINIIQNWTHVETQTDAANVSLVKFENGTDQNKNVLEPLIIFLTDGQPNVGVRNTDRIITHMSEKNSGLKRVPLYSLAFGDDADRTFLRKLSLRNEGFMRHIYEAADAALQLHNFYRQVSSPLLADVKFLYPRRQIKEGSVSRSEFRTINDGSEVAVVGRIAEDVNEITPQVRGLRGNGDGRGRTLYEINPKVPVIRGKDEHLPLERLWAYLTIKQLLDKSDAGDVSQNGTENDSSDLEESPKKKALNIALKYSFVTPLTSLVVVRLNKTDVVKAVNAETVDDPKFLLYTFTKAAPASLTSLKNPTYTGTSTGGRLSVESDAGPILFAESTKRFNTGAYSSGYGASHGNSYGYGSGIGSIHGSHGSGFGSSHGIGFGGSQSGYASYSNTYSSSNGNSDYGNSGSNLSALAAMYHLEGYEWALNYINNTEEALVIRYTYGKFVHLLKLSRDVNPPQSDRGDYECLPESPGLLCVYLTRCAVDRNFTFYDYRDRYCFVGDRYAGICCPPNEIKQKA